In one window of Actinomycetota bacterium DNA:
- a CDS encoding ABC transporter permease has protein sequence MSTRLGTRALRRAGQYALVLWVAATLNFALPHLAPGDPVDYLYGGAGANLTSEQLAEIRADYGLDRSLPGQYAGFWVGLARGDLGLSVQHNRPVTAVLLDQLPWTLALVGLATVLSAVIGTLFGAAAAWRRGSRRDSGLVAGVLAIDAMPGFWIGMLLIAVFAVELGWFPSFGAATITAEGAAWAGQVLRRLVLPVATITLATLGATFLLARAAMVSVLDEPFVRLARAKGLTERRIAVRHALRNALLPVYTNVTLSVGALLSGAVVVETVFAYPGLGRLIYDAVIARDYPLLQGAFLLVTIGVVAANLVADLTYPLLDPRVRHSGGARPGPTAEAVT, from the coding sequence GTGAGCACGCGCCTGGGAACTCGGGCCTTGCGGCGCGCAGGCCAGTACGCGTTGGTGCTGTGGGTCGCGGCGACCCTGAACTTCGCGCTGCCGCACCTCGCGCCCGGAGACCCGGTCGATTACCTGTACGGGGGCGCGGGGGCCAACCTCACGTCTGAGCAGCTGGCGGAGATCCGGGCCGACTACGGCCTGGATCGCTCACTGCCCGGGCAGTACGCCGGGTTCTGGGTCGGGCTGGCCCGCGGCGACCTCGGCCTGTCCGTGCAGCACAACCGGCCGGTCACCGCCGTGCTACTCGACCAGCTCCCCTGGACGCTGGCGCTGGTCGGCCTCGCCACCGTGCTGTCCGCTGTGATCGGCACCCTGTTCGGCGCAGCCGCCGCGTGGCGGCGCGGCAGCCGCCGGGACTCCGGGCTGGTAGCCGGCGTGCTCGCAATCGATGCCATGCCGGGCTTTTGGATCGGCATGCTGCTGATTGCAGTTTTCGCGGTTGAGCTGGGCTGGTTCCCTTCGTTCGGCGCCGCGACGATCACCGCCGAGGGCGCCGCGTGGGCCGGACAGGTGCTGCGACGGCTCGTCCTGCCGGTGGCAACGATCACGCTGGCCACGCTAGGGGCAACCTTCCTGCTAGCGCGTGCGGCGATGGTGTCGGTCCTTGACGAGCCTTTCGTGCGCCTGGCCCGTGCCAAGGGCCTGACCGAGCGGCGGATCGCCGTCCGTCACGCCCTGCGCAACGCGCTGCTGCCGGTCTACACCAACGTCACGCTGTCGGTGGGCGCGCTGCTGTCCGGCGCGGTGGTAGTCGAGACCGTGTTCGCCTATCCGGGGCTGGGGCGGCTCATCTACGACGCGGTCATCGCCCGTGACTACCCACTCCTACAGGGCGCATTTCTGCTGGTCACGATCGGGGTCGTGGCGGCCAACCTGGTCGCCGACCTGACCTACCCTCTGCTCGACCCCCGGGTGCGCCACAGCGGCGGGGCTCGTCCCGGCCCCACCGCCGAGGCGGTCACGTGA